From Coturnix japonica isolate 7356 chromosome 1, Coturnix japonica 2.1, whole genome shotgun sequence, the proteins below share one genomic window:
- the B3GLCT gene encoding beta-1,3-glucosyltransferase, whose protein sequence is MSRDPGRSRWLLLAACALVFFLLPPLRTRAFALNVVLEDAEDKAEVPVLQKSEKRGTVSKRSKELKEVIFVIQSQSNSFHSKRAEDLKRDILKQTADLGKELPTVLLIHQMDRHEGAWTILPLMRDFSVAYGKNSSWIFFCEEDTRIQVVKLLEILRRFDSSKEWFLGKALYDEESTIIHHYAFAENPTVFKFPDFAAGWALSIPLVNKLATKLKSEPLKSDFTIDLKHEIALYIWQKGDGPHLTPVPEFCTDDVNSDRVGQCVTTFSNFLPLCGEPVKKEDVFVAVKTCRKFHGDRIPVVKQTWEREAALIEYYSDYRDISIPTIDLGIPNTERGHCGKTFAILERYLNNSSARTPWLVIVDDDTLISIFRLRKLLSCYDPNEPVFLGERYGYGLGTGGYSYITGGGGMVFSRAAVQRLLASKCRCYSMDAPDDMVLGMCFSGLGIPITHSPLFHQARPMDYPKDYLSHQIPVSFHKHWNIDPVKVYFTWLAPNTEEALNGKKVEFNREDL, encoded by the exons ATGTCTCGGGATCCCGGCCGTAGCCGCTGGCTGCTTTTGGCCGCTTGCGCCCTcgtcttcttcctcctcccgcCGCTCCGCACCCGGG cttttgctttaaatgTAGTTCTTGAAGATGCAGAAGACAAGGCTGAAGTACCAGTGCTGCAG AAATCTGAAAAACGTGGAACAGTGAGTAAAAGGAGCAAGG aactgaaagaagTTATCTTCGTCATCCAGAGTCAAAGCAATTCCTTTCATTCCAAGAGAGCAGAAGATCtaaaaagagatattttaaaacagactgCAGATCTTGGAAAG GAATTACCAACTGTGCTGCTTATTCATCAGATGGACAGGCATGAAGGTGCATGGACCATATTACCACTAATGAGAGA TTTCTCTGTTGCCTATGGTAAGAACTCCTCGtggattttcttctgtgaagaagATACAAGAATACAAGTTGTAAAGCTGCTAGAAATACTAAGAAGATTTGACTCCTCTAAG GAGTGGTTTTTAGGTAAAGCATTATATGATGAAGAATCTACAATAATTCACCACTATGCCTTTGCTGAGAATCCTACAGTCTTTAAATTCCCAGACTTTGCTGCTGGTTGGGCACTTAGTATTCCGCTTGTTAACAA GCTTGCAACTAAGTTGAAAAGTGAACCTCTGAAGTCAGACTTTACGATAGATTTAAAACACGAG ATTGCCCTGTATATTTGGCAGAAAGGGGATGGGCCACATCTTACTCCAGTGCCTGAATTCTGTACCGATGATGTGAACTCAGATAGGGTTGGTCAGTGTGTGACAACATTCAGTAACTTTCTTCCACTTTGT GGAGAGCCagtaaaaaaggaagatgtCTTTGTTGCTGTAAAAACATGTCGGAAATTTCATGGAGACAGAA TACCAGTTGTAAAGCAGACTTGGGAAAGAGAAGCTGCACTTATTGAATACTACAGTGATTACAGAGACATCTCCATTCCCACTATAGATTTAGGCATACCTAATACTGAAAGAG GTCACTGTGGGAAAACTTTTGCCATTTTGGAAAGGTATTTGAATAATAGCTCTGCCAGAACCCCGTGGTTAGTCATAGTGGATGATGACACACTGATAAG TATCTTCAGACTCCGAAAACTGCTCAGCTGCTACGACCCAAATGAACCAGTATTTCTTGGAGAGCGTTATGGTTACGGCTTGGGAACAGGAGGATACAGTTATATCACTGGAGGAGGAGG gaTGGTTTTCAGCAGGGCAGCTGTTCAGAGGCTGCTTGCTAGTAAGTGCCGGTGTTACAGCATGGATGCACCTGATGATATGGTCCTGGGGATGTGTTTCAGTGGCTTAGGAATCCCTATAACACACAGTCCTCTATTCCATCAG GCACGGCCAATGGACTACCCCAAAGACTACCTTTCTCACCAGATTCCAGTGTCATTTCACAAACACTGGAATATTGATCCAGTGAAGGTGTACTTCACATGGCTGGCACCAAACACAGAAGAGGCACTGAATGGAAAGAAAGTTGAGTTTAACCGGGAGGACTTATAA